A DNA window from Piliocolobus tephrosceles isolate RC106 chromosome 9, ASM277652v3, whole genome shotgun sequence contains the following coding sequences:
- the ZMIZ1 gene encoding zinc finger MIZ domain-containing protein 1 isoform X4 gives MQPPLSSMSSMKPTLSHSDGSFPYDSVPWQQNTNQPPGSLSVVTTVWGVTNTSQSQVLGNPMANANNPMNPGGNPMASGMTTSNPGLNSPQFAGQQQQFSAKAGPAQPYIQQSMYGRPNYPGSGGFGASYPGGPNAPAGMGIPPHTRPPADFTQPAAAAAAAAVAAAAATATATATATVAALQETQNKDINQYGPVCSSFQMGPTQAYNSQFMNQPGPRGPASMGGSMNPASMAAGMTPSGMSGPPMGMNQPRPPGISPFGTHGQRMPQQTYPGPRPQSLPIQNIKRPYPGEPNYGNQQYGPNSQFPTQPGQYPTPNPPRPLTSPNYPGQRMPSQPSSGQYPPPTVNMGQYYKPEQFNGQNNTFSGGSYSNYSQGNVNRPPRPVPVANYPHSPVPGNPTPPMTPGSSIPPYLSPSQDVKPPFPPDIKPNMSALPPPPANHNDELRLTFPVRDGVVLEPFRLEHNLAVSNHVFHLRPTVHQTLMWRSDLELQFKCYHHEDRQMNTNWPASVQVSVNATPLTIERGDNKTSHKPLHLKHVCQPGRNTIQITVTACCCSHLFVLQLVHRPSVRSVLQGLLKKRLLPAEHCITKIKRNFSSVAASSGNTTLNGEDGVEQTAIKVSLKCPITFRRIQLPARGHDCKHVQCFDLESYLQLNCERGTWRCPVCNKTALLEGLEVDQYMWGILNAIQHSEFEEVTIDPTCSWRPVPIKSDLHIKDDPDGIPSKRFKTMSPSQMIMPNVMEMIAALGPGPSPYPLPPPPGGTNSNDYSSQGNNYQGHGNFDFPHGNPGGTSMNDFMHGPPQLSHPPDMPNNMATLEKPLSHPMQETMPHAGSSDQPHPSIQQGLHVPHPSSQSGPPLHHSGAPPPPPSQPPRQPPQAAPSSHPHSDLTFNPSSALEGQAGAQGASDMPEPSLDLLPELTNPDELLSYLDPPDLPSNSNDDLLSLFENN, from the exons ATGCAGCCCCCCCTCAGCTCCATGAGCTCCATGAAAcccactctgtcacacag TGATGGGTCGTTCCCCTATGACTCTGTCCCTTGGCAGCAGAACACCAACCAGCCTCCCGGCTCCCTCTCCGTGGTCACCACGGTTTGGGGAGTGACCAACACATCCCAGAGCCAG GTCCTTGGGAACCCTATGGCCAATGCCAACAACCCCATGAATCCAGGCGGCAACCCCATGGCGTCGGGCATGACCACCAGCAACCCCGGCCTCAACTCTCCGCAGTTTGCggggcagcagcagcagttcTCAGCCAAGGCTGGCCCCGCTCAGCCCTACATCCAGCAGAGCATGTATGGCCGACCCAACTACCCCGGCAGTGGGGGCTTTGGGGCCAG TTACCCTGGGGGTCCTAACGCCCCCGCAGGCATGGGCATCCCTCCACACACCAGGCCGCCTGCTGACTTCACTCAGCCCGCGGCAGCCGCCGCAGCAGcggcagtggcagcagcagcagccacagctACGGCCACAGCCACGGCCACTGTGGCAGCCCTGCAGGAGACACAGAACAAGGATATAAACCAGTATGGACCG GTCTGTTCCTCTTTCCAGATGGGTCCCACCCAGGCGTATAACAGCCAATTCATGAACCAGCCCGGGCCACGGGGGCCTGCCTCCATGGGGGGCAGCATGAACCCCGCGAGCATGGCGGCTGGCATGACGCCCTCGGGGATGAGCGGCCCTCCCATGGGCATGAACCAGCCCCGGCCGCCCGGCATCAGCCCCTTTGGCACGCACGGGCAGCGGATGCCCCAGCAGACCTACCCGGGCCCCCGGCCCCAGTCCCTTCCTATTCAGAACATAAAGAGGCCATACCCTGGAGAG CCCAACTATGGAAACCAGCAATATGGACCAAACAGCCAGTTCCCCACCCAGCCAGGCCAGTACCCAACCCCCAACCCCCCGAGGCCACTCACCTCCCCCAACTACCCGGGACAGAGGATGCCCAGCCAGCCGAGCTCCGGGCAGTACCCGCCCCCGACGGTCAACATGGGGCAGTATTACAAG CCAGAGCAGTTTAATGGACAAAACAACACGTTCTCGGGAGGCAGCTACAGTAACTACAGCCAAGGGAACGTCAACAGG cctCCCAGGCCGGTTCCTGTGGCAAATTACCCCCACTCGCCTGTTCCAGGGAACCCCACACCCCCCATGACCCCTGGGAGCAGCATCCCTCCATACCTGTCCCCCAGCCAAGACGTCAAACCACCCTTCCCGCCTGACATCAAGCCAAATATGAGCGCTCTGCCGCCACCCCCAG CCAACCACAATGACGAGCTGCGGCTCACATTCCCCGTGCGGGATGGCGTGGTGCTGGAGCCCTTCCGCCTGGAGCACAACCTGGCTGTCAGCAACCATGTGTTCCACCTGCGGCCCACGGTCCACCAGACGCTGATGTGGAG GTCTGACCTGGAGCTGCAGTTCAAGTGCTACCACCACGAGGACCGGCAGATGAACACCAACTGGCCCGCCTCGGTGCAGGTCAGCGTGAACGCCACGCCCCTCACCATTGAGCGCGGCGACAACAAGACCTCCCACAAGCCCCTGCATCTGAAGCATGTGTGCCAGCCGGGTCGCAACACCATCCAGATCACTGTCACGGCTTGCTGCTGC TCACACCTCTTCGTGCTGCAGCTGGTGCACCGGCCCTCCGTCCGCTCTGTGCTGCAAGGACTTCTCAAGAAGCGCCTCCTGCCCGCAGAGCACTGTATCACAAAAA TCAAGCGGAATTTCAGCAGCGTGGCTGCCTCCTCGGGCAACACGACCCTCAACggggaggatggggtggagcaGACAGCCATCAAGGTGTCTCTGAAGTGCCCCATCACATTCCGGCGCATCCAGCTGCCTGCTCGAGGACACGATTGCAAGCATGTCCAG TGCTTTGACCTGGAGTCGTACCTGCAGCTGAATTGCGAAAGAGGGACCTGGAGGTGTCCTGTGTGCAA TAAAACCGCTCTGCTGGAGGGCCTGGAGGTGGATCAGTACATGTGGGGAATCCTGAATGCCATCCAACA CTCCGAGTTTGAAGAGGTCACCATCGATCCCACGTGCAGCTGGCGGCCAGTGCCCATCAAGTCGGACTTACACATCAAGGACGACCCTGACGGCATCCCCTCCAAGCGGTTCAAGACCATGAGTCCCAGCCAGATGATCATGCCCAATGTCATGGAGATGATCGCAGCCCTGGGCCCCGGCCCGTCCCCCTaccccctcccgcctcccccagGGGGCACCAACTCCAACGACTACAGCAGCCAAG GCAACAACTACCAAGGCCATGGCAACTTTGACTTCCCCCACGGGAACCCTGGAGGGACATCCATGAATGACTTCATGCACGGGCCCCCCCAACTCTCCCATCCCCCGGACATGCCCAACAACATGGCCACCCTCGAGAAACCCCTCAGTCACCCCATGCAGGAAACT ATGCCACACGCTGGCAGCTCTGACCAGCCCCACCCCTCCATACAACAAGGTTTGCACGTACCACACCCCAGCAGCCAGTCAGGGCCTCCATTACATCACAGtggggctcctcctcctcctccttcccagcctccccGGCAGCCGCCACAGGCCGCTCCCAGCAGCCATCCACACAGCGACCTGACCTTTAACCCCTCCTCAGCCTTAGAGGGTCAGGCCGGAGCGCAGGGAGCATCCGACATGCCGGAGCCTTCGCTGGAT CTCCTTCCCGAACTCACAAATCCTGACGAGCTCCTGTCTTACCTGGACCCCCCCGACCTGCCGAGCAATAGTAACGATGACCTCCTGTCTCTGTTTGAGAACAACTGA